GCCGACCAGGCGGGCGATGTCGGCGACGGTGGCGGGGGCGTCGTCGGCCACGTTGACGGTCTCGCAGTCGAGTCCACCGTCGAGCGCGAGCAGCATCGCGGTCGCGATGTCGCGGTGATGGACCAGGCTGAGGGTCGCAGCCGGGTGCCAGCCCCAGGAACCGAGCAATCCCGGGGCCGCTTGCAGGTGACCGTCGCCGTCGCCGTAGACGAATCCGAATCGGAGGATGCTCCACGTCAGGCCGCTGTCGCGAAGCGCCTGCTCGGCGACGACCTTGCTCGCCGGATACGGCATCGGCGCCGTCGTGGGGTCACCCTCCCGGGCCGGACGAGGCAGGTCGGCTGCGTACACGAGTCCGGTGCTGGCCATGATCGTCCGGGCGGCCGGTGCGTGCTCGGCGACGGCCGCGATCAGATTGCTCGTGCCGTCGACGTTCGCACGGGTCACGTCCGCGGGGTCCGAGGTGCGGAGCACCGCGGCGAGATGAACGACCTGATCGACGCCGTCGACGGCCCCGGGCAGCGTGGTCGGGTCGAGCAGGTCCCCCTCGACGGTGTCGACGCCCGATACCGTCTTCCCGGCGCGGACGAGGGCGCGCACGTCGTGGCCGGCGTCGACGAGACGCGGGATGAGACGGGTGCCGACGAGCCCGGTGGCTCCGGTGACGAGGATGGTCATGCAGGTGTTCCCTTCGTGAGGAGCTCGTGGAGTCGTGCCGTTCCGGTTCGCAGCACTCGGGTCGTCGTCGCGAGGTCGGCGTCGGAGACCTCCGCGAACGCCGTCCGGAGGATCAGCTCGATCGGGTCCGGCAGCTCCCCCCACAGGACGCGCCCCTGCGACGTGAGGTGGAGGACTCTCTGCCGTGCGTCGGATGGGTCGGGCCGCTGCTCGACGAGTCCCTTTCTGGTCAGCGCGGCGACGACACCGGACAGCGTCGCCCGCTCCACCTCGAGGATCCGCACGAGCTCTCGCTGCGGGGTCGCGCCGACGAGGGCGAGCTGGTAGAGGACATACCACTGCGTCGGACCGAGGTCATGAGGTCGGAGCACCGACTCCATGACCTGACGGGTGGCGAGGTGGTACTTCTTCGCCCAGGCGCCGGCTGACTCGTGATTCGGATCCGCTTGTTTGTTTGGCACCTGACAAGTATTGCAAGGTAGCTATCAAAACGCAACCGAGTCAGAGGTATTCGCAGCCGGTGAGCTCCTGCGCGGCGTTCCAGAACCGCGTCCCCGTCGCGGGGTCGGCCGCCTCGGCGGACGGACGGACGGACGCGACCTCGCCCCGACGTTCACCCCGGCCGTCCG
The Homoserinibacter sp. YIM 151385 DNA segment above includes these coding regions:
- a CDS encoding NAD-dependent epimerase/dehydratase family protein, translating into MTILVTGATGLVGTRLIPRLVDAGHDVRALVRAGKTVSGVDTVEGDLLDPTTLPGAVDGVDQVVHLAAVLRTSDPADVTRANVDGTSNLIAAVAEHAPAARTIMASTGLVYAADLPRPAREGDPTTAPMPYPASKVVAEQALRDSGLTWSILRFGFVYGDGDGHLQAAPGLLGSWGWHPAATLSLVHHRDIATAMLLALDGGLDCETVNVADDAPATVADIARLVGAAYPESNAPLENPFNGHVDSTRLRELGFTPAVRSMYQAAAERSL
- a CDS encoding MarR family winged helix-turn-helix transcriptional regulator, with translation MPNKQADPNHESAGAWAKKYHLATRQVMESVLRPHDLGPTQWYVLYQLALVGATPQRELVRILEVERATLSGVVAALTRKGLVEQRPDPSDARQRVLHLTSQGRVLWGELPDPIELILRTAFAEVSDADLATTTRVLRTGTARLHELLTKGTPA